The window GTACCCGGCGTGCCGGATCTGGAACGTTCCGGACCGCGCGGCCGTCCAGCGGGTGGCCACGGTCAGTTCGGTACCGGCGCTCGTCATATCCGGCACGTTCGACGTGAAGACGGGGGCGAGCTGGGCGCGGGACGTGGCCCGCAACCTGACCCGCTCGACCTCCGTGCTGGTCCCCGGAATCGGCCACTGGGTGGTCCCGCAGTCGCCTTGCGCACAGAGCGTGCTGGCCTCGTTCTTCGCCCGCCCGACCACGCCCGACACCCGTTGCGTGGACGACGTGAAGCCCGGACCGTTCACCATCATCCCGAAATGACCGGGAGGGCAGATGACACGCCACCCAGCGCCCCGTCGTCGCCGCACCGCACGACGGCTCCGGGCCACCTCGGCCGGCATGGTGACCGGCCTCCTCGTCACCGGCCTGCTCGCCGGGCCCGCCCGGGCGCAGTCCCGTACCGGCACCAGCCCCAGTCCCAGCCCCGGGGCGCCGATCGGCACGACCGCCCGGACGGTGGGCGACGCCCGCTTCGAACCGGGCCCCTGCCCGAAGACGCCGGAACCGGTCGAGGAGCTGAAAGGAGCCCGCTGCGGAACGCTCACCGTGCCCGAGAACCGCGCCGGACCGAACAGCAAAACGATCAAGCTCGGTGTCGCGATCGTGCCCGCCGCGACCGCCACACCGAAGGCCGACCCCATCGTCTGGCTCGCGGGCGGACCGGGAGACGACGCGGTCGGCGAGGCGAAGATGGCGATCGACGGCGGCCTGAACCGCGACCGTGACGTGATCTTCATGTCCCAGCGCGGTACGTACTCGGCCGACCCGGCGCTCCTCTGCCCCAACGTCGACGAGTTCAACGCACGCGTGGTCGGCCTCGTCTACGGCGCTCCGTCCACCGAACGCCTGCACGTCGAGGCCACGAAGGCCTGCCGCGACCAGCTGGCGGGCCGTGGGGTGGACCTCAGCGCCTACAACGACACCCAGAGCGCCGCCGACTACGAGGACCTGCGCGCCGCGCTGGGCGTCGGGCAGTGGAACCTGTACGGCATCTCCTACGGCACCCACCTGGCGCTGGCCTACATGCGCCTGCACCCCGAGGGGCTCCGCTCGGTGGGCATCGACGGCATACTGCCGCCGTCCACGTCCGGCTCGGCCGCGACCTGGAGCAGCTTCCGGCAGGGCGTCGACGGCCTGTTCAAGGCCTGCGCGGACCAGCCCGCCTGCAACAAGCGCTATCCGAACCTGTCGGCCACCTTCGAGAAGCTCGTCAACGACCTCGAAGCCAAGCCGGTCACCACCACCGTCACGGTCCCCGGCAGCGACAAGCCGGTGAAGGTCGTGATCGACGGCGGAACCCTGGTGAACTGGCTGACCTCCGCCACCCACACGGCGGAGGCCGTACCCCGCTCCATCGACGAGCTGGCGAAAGGCAACCCGCAGCGGATCGCGCAGCAGTGGGCGGGCTGGAGGACCAACCCCAAGGGCATCGGACTGACTTCACACGGTCTTG of the Streptomyces sp. NBC_01294 genome contains:
- a CDS encoding alpha/beta hydrolase; the protein is MTRHPAPRRRRTARRLRATSAGMVTGLLVTGLLAGPARAQSRTGTSPSPSPGAPIGTTARTVGDARFEPGPCPKTPEPVEELKGARCGTLTVPENRAGPNSKTIKLGVAIVPAATATPKADPIVWLAGGPGDDAVGEAKMAIDGGLNRDRDVIFMSQRGTYSADPALLCPNVDEFNARVVGLVYGAPSTERLHVEATKACRDQLAGRGVDLSAYNDTQSAADYEDLRAALGVGQWNLYGISYGTHLALAYMRLHPEGLRSVGIDGILPPSTSGSAATWSSFRQGVDGLFKACADQPACNKRYPNLSATFEKLVNDLEAKPVTTTVTVPGSDKPVKVVIDGGTLVNWLTSATHTAEAVPRSIDELAKGNPQRIAQQWAGWRTNPKGIGLTSHGLAYGVFCSQWTPYESKDAALQGGREEFPSFPRSVQAQAPLLTFLHPDCAVWNVPAAAPSTRDVTRSDIPTLALSGAFDAQTGADNGPYVARTLSKAKVVTIPYEPHVVFATSKCAQEITASFFDNPAAPKTACLNTLQPPEFDIAP